Within the Devosia lucknowensis genome, the region CTGGAATCAGGCTGCCAATGCCTTGAGTGACAGCCAGGGCGACGCGCTGATCGCCGGATTGGCCATGTCAGAAGAAAATGGCGCTCTTTTCGACTATTCCTCGACCTACCTCGCCTTGCCGGGCCGCTTCGTCACACAGGCTGAAGACGTCGAGGATTTTCGTGCTGACGCTCTGAATGAAGCACAAGTTGCAGTGCGCGCTGGCAGCGCCCATGCCGCCTTCCTGGAGCGCTACCTGCCTGGCATTGAGACCATCACGTTCGACAGCGAGATCGAGGGACTGGAGGCGGTCAAGGCCGGCCGGGTCGATGCCTGGTTCGGTGACGCGATGCGCGCCTCGTTCTGGCTCAATGACAATCTGGGCTGTTGCGGCTTCGCTGGCGAAGCTTATTTTCGGCCTCACCTGTTCGGCGAGGGCTTCACTATCGCCATGCCGGCGGGACACGATCCGGTTCGGCACGCAATCGACTGGGCTCTGGTCCGCTTGCAGGAGAATGGTGCGCTCGACGAACTCTACCTGCGCTGGTTTCCCGTGGGTTTCTACTAGTTGCCCTGAGCCACCGGGGCGGGGTTCTGCTCGGCGGCGCTGCGCCCGGTCTCCGTGAGTTTGTAAATGCCCGGGCTGACGCGTTCGAACCAGCCATAAACGTTGCTCAACAGAATCTTTCCGGCATCGGGCGCTGCGGCCCGCATGTCTCGCGGCCGAAGAGGGCCGTCCAGCAGCGCCCAGGCGCACACCAGCGCCTGCTGGCGATACGCCGTCATGATGGGCACGCGTGTACTGCCACCCAGTGCCGGGTCGCCTTGTCGTCTTTGATGCTCGCGCACCAGCCGCGAGCGGCGTTTGGGATTGGTGCGTGGCATCGGTGAAACCGAGCTGACGATAACGCTGACCATCCCTTGGTCCGTCACCCCCAGCATACCGATACCCAGTCTGCGGCACAGCTGGCGATAGCGCTTGTCGGCCTCCCGGCCGCGCCCGGTGCTGGATATCCGGGCGGCAATCCAGACCTCATCCGCAACCGTCGCGCGATCGACAGCCTGAAGGATGAGCTCGAGGTTGAAGCTGAGCTTCAATTCGCACACCACGATCACGCGTGGATCCGTTTCGCTGATACCGACGAGATCGCACCCACCGATCTCGCCTTTAACCACGTAGCCTGCCGCTTCGAGAAAGGCTTTGACGGGAAGGTAGAGCGCGGTTTCCATTGCCGGGCGGTTCGTCAGCTCGGCAAGCGACGGTGGCGTGCGCGTGCGGCGACTTCGATTGCGGCAGTCGTCAGCCGGTCGAGGCTGAGCTTGTCACGCAGCATTTCGAGGAAGCGCAGCTCCTCCTGCTCCAGGAACAAATCCACGGCGGCGACTTCCACGGCCACGGCATAGGCTGTGTCTTGCAGCTTGATCGGCAGTGCGGCGATGGCCTCGTCCATGACCCGGTCGAGCCCGTCCGGGCCGTTCAGAATATCGGCACAGTCATTGGCCACGCTTTCGAGCCGGCTTCTGTCGAAGCCCTCGAACACCGGCAGCCTGTCGATCAGGGCCGTAATGCGCTTCAGCTCCTTTTCGCTCATGGCACTGTCGGACGTGGCGGCCACGATCATCAGGTGGATGAGGGCGTCATGGGCAGTGGTCATTTCTCGATCCCGATTGCGGTTTGGCTTCAAGAACTAGGATGTGCGACCGCCTTCCGCAACCACCTGCGACATTGACGTCTACCCGGTTCCGGTGCAATGACCGGCCTCGTTGTTTCCCTTCCGTCCCGAAAGGCTGCTGCCCCGTGTCGCCTGCCGCTTTGCCTGAACTTGATCCGTCCTTTTTCGAGCCCGCGCAGACTGCTCGCGCCTGGCCTTTTGAAGAAGCACGCAAGATCGTCAAACGGCTCGAAAAGTCCGGCAAGGGCGAAGCCCTGTTCGAGACCGGCTATGGCCCCTCGGGTCTACCCCATATCGGCACCTTTGGCGAAGTGGCACGCACTACTATGGTGCGCACGGCGTTTCGCCTGCTGACGCGCGACCAGGTTCCGACGCGCCTGCTCTGCTTCTCCGACGATCTCGACGGCATGCGCAAGATTCCGGATACCGTGCCCTCCAAGGAGGCCATGGAGCCGCATCTGCAAAAGCCGCTGACCTCGGTTCCCGATCCCTGGACCAACGAATACGACAGCTTTGGCCATCACAACAACGCCATGCTCCGCCGTTTCCTCGATACCTTCGGGTTCGACTATGAGTTCGCGAGCGCGACCGACTACTACCGGTCCGGCAAGTTTGATCACGTGCTTCGGCTCGCAGCTGAGCGTTATGACGACATCATGGCCGTGATGCTGCCCACTCTCGGCGCCGAGCGTCAGGCGACCTATTCGCCCTTCCTGCCGATCTCGCCGATTTCGGGCCGTGTGCTCTATGTGCCGATGAAGGAAGTCAATGCCAAGGACGGCACGGTCACCTTCACCGACGAAGATGGACGCGACACCACCGTGCCTGTCACCGGCGGCAACGTGAAAATGCAGTGGAAGCCTGACTTCGGGATGCGCTGGGCAGCGCTCGACGTTGACTTCGAGATGTTCGGCAAGGACCACCAGACCAATCAGCATATCTACGACAAGATCTGCGCGATCCTGGGCGGCACCCCGCCTGAGCACTATGTTTTCGAGCTGTTTCTCGATGCCGAAGGTCAGAAGATATCGAAGTCCAAGGGCAATGGCCTCACTATCGACGAATGGCTGACCTATGCGCCGACCGAGAGCCTCGGCCTCTACATGTTCCAGAAGCCGCGGGTAGCCAAGCGTCTGCATTTCGACGTCATTCCGCGCGCCGTCGACGAATATGCCAACTTCGTTTCCGCATATGAGCGGCAGGACGCGACCGCGCGGCTCGAAA harbors:
- a CDS encoding transporter substrate-binding domain-containing protein; this translates as MLPSLTPIPAIRFLTTADFPPFNFRDVSGELVGFNIDLAKRICAEINVACTIQAWPWNQAANALSDSQGDALIAGLAMSEENGALFDYSSTYLALPGRFVTQAEDVEDFRADALNEAQVAVRAGSAHAAFLERYLPGIETITFDSEIEGLEAVKAGRVDAWFGDAMRASFWLNDNLGCCGFAGEAYFRPHLFGEGFTIAMPAGHDPVRHAIDWALVRLQENGALDELYLRWFPVGFY
- a CDS encoding DUF2161 domain-containing phosphodiesterase, with the translated sequence METALYLPVKAFLEAAGYVVKGEIGGCDLVGISETDPRVIVVCELKLSFNLELILQAVDRATVADEVWIAARISSTGRGREADKRYRQLCRRLGIGMLGVTDQGMVSVIVSSVSPMPRTNPKRRSRLVREHQRRQGDPALGGSTRVPIMTAYRQQALVCAWALLDGPLRPRDMRAAAPDAGKILLSNVYGWFERVSPGIYKLTETGRSAAEQNPAPVAQGN
- a CDS encoding tellurite resistance TerB family protein, with the translated sequence MTTAHDALIHLMIVAATSDSAMSEKELKRITALIDRLPVFEGFDRSRLESVANDCADILNGPDGLDRVMDEAIAALPIKLQDTAYAVAVEVAAVDLFLEQEELRFLEMLRDKLSLDRLTTAAIEVAARARHRRLPS
- a CDS encoding lysine--tRNA ligase, whose translation is MSPAALPELDPSFFEPAQTARAWPFEEARKIVKRLEKSGKGEALFETGYGPSGLPHIGTFGEVARTTMVRTAFRLLTRDQVPTRLLCFSDDLDGMRKIPDTVPSKEAMEPHLQKPLTSVPDPWTNEYDSFGHHNNAMLRRFLDTFGFDYEFASATDYYRSGKFDHVLRLAAERYDDIMAVMLPTLGAERQATYSPFLPISPISGRVLYVPMKEVNAKDGTVTFTDEDGRDTTVPVTGGNVKMQWKPDFGMRWAALDVDFEMFGKDHQTNQHIYDKICAILGGTPPEHYVFELFLDAEGQKISKSKGNGLTIDEWLTYAPTESLGLYMFQKPRVAKRLHFDVIPRAVDEYANFVSAYERQDATARLENPAFHVHFGNVPKVDMPVTFALLLNLATASNPETPEVMWGYISAYAPGVSAKTHPHLDALVGYAMRYFRDFVAKTYRAPDDVERAALEALSAAFADLPADADNETIQNAALDVARGIERYQDHTKTGPNGGPGVSGDFFQMLYQVLIGQERGPRFGSFAALYGIDNTRRLIADALAGRLMTAQS